A DNA window from Pontimonas salivibrio contains the following coding sequences:
- a CDS encoding thioredoxin domain-containing protein, with translation MANRLALATSPYLHQHAENPVDWWPWGLEPFAEAKRRDVPILISIGYATCHWCHVMARESFSDREIGELVNDTMVAIKVDREEHPEVDSHYLTQAGAFIEQLGWPLTLFATPDGDVFHAATYLPPQPRGDIPSFRQTVDAVNHAWGAQREEIYQGALRLREAIRQADTEAKKRDPLRLTAEDWQAIISHLISQEDAEYGGFGTTPKFPIAPVLEFLLTTGEPEATALVTRTLKAMAASPLVDPLEGGFFRYATKRDWSEPHYERMLYDNAQLLALYAAVGQVDVATGIVGFLAQVMRLEVGLASAQDSESVIDGRRVEGGYYLADQATRQTLSPPAIDDKVLTGWNGMAIGALAQAARHGVSGDPLGLATSLAHELLAAHRSEPGHLIRMSKDGQPSQAAATLEDYGGLAWGLLELAVATGEAAWAKEAKELVDACITDDGEFVVPGGGDPTVSSLEAISGDVTEGAMPSGLSFIAQAALTLYQLTGTDHYREVAQRSVSRYAEAVSLRPLGFGGLAAVLWRLDHGMREVVVVADTPDNQLVTEARQHTPHGWLMLAVSPDQARAFSKNGFSLLDGRDQVDVPTGYICQDGVCQLPHTDSTLLVRELSRSH, from the coding sequence ATGGCAAACCGTCTCGCTTTGGCAACGAGCCCCTATTTGCACCAACACGCGGAAAACCCGGTCGATTGGTGGCCTTGGGGCCTCGAACCGTTCGCTGAGGCAAAGCGGCGCGATGTTCCCATCCTGATCAGCATCGGCTATGCCACCTGCCATTGGTGCCACGTGATGGCTCGTGAAAGCTTTAGCGATCGAGAAATCGGTGAGCTAGTGAACGACACCATGGTGGCCATCAAAGTTGACCGTGAAGAACACCCCGAAGTGGACTCCCACTACTTGACCCAGGCCGGAGCGTTTATCGAACAATTGGGCTGGCCATTGACGCTGTTTGCGACGCCAGATGGTGATGTGTTCCACGCAGCGACCTACCTGCCGCCACAGCCCAGAGGTGATATTCCCTCCTTTCGACAGACCGTTGACGCGGTCAACCACGCGTGGGGCGCTCAACGGGAGGAGATTTATCAGGGCGCGCTGCGCCTTCGAGAGGCCATCAGGCAGGCAGATACCGAAGCGAAAAAGCGCGACCCCCTTCGCTTAACTGCCGAGGACTGGCAGGCGATTATTTCCCACCTGATCAGCCAAGAAGATGCGGAATATGGTGGCTTCGGCACAACTCCTAAGTTCCCCATCGCGCCCGTGCTCGAGTTTCTTCTGACAACCGGTGAACCAGAAGCAACGGCGCTGGTGACGAGAACCCTGAAAGCGATGGCCGCCTCGCCACTCGTGGATCCCCTCGAGGGGGGCTTCTTTCGCTACGCGACGAAAAGAGACTGGTCAGAGCCCCACTATGAGCGCATGCTGTACGACAACGCCCAGTTGCTCGCGCTCTATGCCGCAGTGGGGCAAGTGGATGTGGCTACAGGAATCGTGGGCTTTCTTGCTCAGGTGATGCGCCTGGAAGTGGGTCTCGCCTCCGCCCAGGACAGCGAAAGTGTGATTGATGGCAGGCGGGTAGAGGGTGGTTATTACCTTGCGGATCAGGCCACCCGCCAGACGCTCAGCCCACCTGCCATTGACGACAAAGTCCTCACCGGCTGGAACGGGATGGCCATTGGTGCCCTCGCCCAAGCGGCACGACATGGGGTATCAGGTGACCCTCTCGGTCTTGCCACTTCACTCGCTCACGAATTGCTCGCCGCACACCGAAGTGAGCCTGGCCACCTCATTCGCATGTCGAAAGATGGGCAGCCATCCCAGGCCGCAGCAACCCTGGAAGACTATGGCGGCCTGGCCTGGGGCCTGCTCGAATTAGCCGTCGCCACAGGCGAAGCCGCGTGGGCAAAAGAGGCAAAAGAGCTGGTCGACGCCTGCATCACTGACGATGGCGAATTCGTTGTGCCCGGCGGTGGTGATCCGACCGTGTCCAGCCTGGAAGCGATTTCGGGCGATGTCACCGAAGGGGCGATGCCCTCAGGGCTGTCGTTCATTGCCCAGGCAGCACTCACCCTGTATCAACTCACCGGCACAGACCACTACCGCGAAGTCGCCCAGCGCAGTGTGAGTCGCTATGCCGAAGCAGTCAGTCTTCGACCACTCGGTTTTGGTGGCTTAGCTGCAGTGTTGTGGCGGCTCGATCACGGCATGCGTGAAGTCGTAGTGGTCGCTGATACGCCAGACAATCAGCTGGTGACCGAGGCGCGCCAGCACACCCCTCACGGGTGGTTGATGCTCGCGGTCAGCCCAGACCAAGCACGGGCATTTTCCAAGAACGGTTTTTCTCTTCTAGACGGCCGTGACCAGGTGGATGTGCCGACGGGCTATATCTGCCAGGACGGTGTCTGCCAGTTGCCGCACACCGATTCAACCTTGCTGGTGCGAGAGCTCAGTCGTTCGCACTAG
- the rsmI gene encoding 16S rRNA (cytidine(1402)-2'-O)-methyltransferase, with protein sequence MLFVAATPIGNLGDHTPRLVEALEQARLIVAEDTRSTRSLMHKLGIDTSAEVRPLHEHNESGVIERVLKTAASQPVVLVSDAGMPGISDPGYLLVAEAHRQSIPVSVLPGANAVVSALAVSGLPTDRFCFEGFVPKKGRKAALSDLADEKRTMIFFESPHRLPSTLAEMAEIFGAEREATVCRELTKKFEQITRGTLAELASEFSGGVKGEVTLVVRGQQGSGVSFDQAVEMVANRVVAGEKATEVTRAIARETGHSKPELYRAWLEADA encoded by the coding sequence GTGCTCTTTGTTGCTGCGACCCCCATTGGAAACCTCGGTGACCACACGCCGCGGTTAGTGGAAGCCCTTGAACAGGCCAGGCTTATCGTCGCGGAAGACACCAGGAGTACTCGCTCGCTCATGCACAAGCTTGGGATTGACACCTCTGCCGAGGTGCGCCCGCTGCATGAACACAACGAGAGCGGCGTCATCGAGCGAGTACTGAAAACGGCAGCAAGCCAGCCCGTGGTGTTAGTCAGTGACGCCGGAATGCCGGGTATTTCTGACCCCGGGTACCTGCTTGTCGCTGAAGCGCACCGGCAATCCATTCCGGTGAGTGTGTTGCCGGGGGCAAACGCTGTCGTCTCGGCACTCGCTGTCAGCGGGTTGCCGACAGATCGATTCTGTTTTGAAGGCTTCGTGCCCAAAAAAGGCCGCAAGGCGGCACTGTCTGACCTGGCGGACGAAAAACGCACCATGATTTTTTTTGAATCCCCCCACCGCCTCCCCAGCACACTGGCCGAGATGGCAGAAATCTTTGGGGCTGAGCGTGAAGCGACTGTCTGTCGCGAATTGACAAAGAAATTCGAACAAATCACTCGCGGCACCCTTGCCGAATTGGCGAGTGAGTTTTCCGGCGGAGTAAAAGGTGAAGTGACCCTCGTGGTTAGAGGGCAACAAGGCTCCGGGGTCAGCTTCGATCAGGCTGTCGAGATGGTGGCAAACCGGGTGGTGGCCGGTGAGAAAGCTACCGAGGTGACCCGCGCGATCGCGCGGGAAACAGGACATTCGAAACCTGAGCTCTATCGTGCTTGGCTCGAAGCAGATGCGTAG